CATGCCGCCATCGGTGAGAATGGGGTGCTGGACTGGATCGAGTCGAGCGCCCCGCAGCAGAATCACGCGACCACGACGCCGCCCCGCTAAGGTTCAGGGCTGATTGCTCGCCTGACTAGGCTCGCTGAGGTGAGCCGCGCCCCGTTGAATCTCGCAGCCCTGTCCGCACTTCCGGTGCGCCGCATCGACGTCGTGGAAACCACCGGGTCGACCAACGCCGACCTGCTGGCCCGGCACGCCTCCGGCGAGGACATTCGAGGCGCGGTGCTGCTCGCCGAGCACCAGAGCGCCGGCCGTGGCCGCAATGGCCGCAGCTGGTCGGCTCCGCCACGATCCCAGATCGCCCTGTCGATCGGCGTCGGCGCCGACGGCGTCCCCCCGGAGAGTTGGGGCTGGCTGCCGTTGCTCACCGGGATAGCACTGGTCGATGCCATCACGGCGACCACCGGCATCGAGGCCGCCGTGAAGTGGCCCAATGACGTCCTGGTGGGGTCCGGCAAGCTCGCCGGCATCCTGGCCGAGGTGGCCGCACCCGATCCGGTCATCGTGGTGGGCCTGGGGCTCAACGTCACGCTGACGCCCGACGAGGCGCCCGACCCGCGAGCGACCTCACTGCAGATGCTGGGCGCCACCGAGCTCGACCGCGATGCGCTGACCGCCGCGATCCTGCGCGAACTGACCGCCCGGATCGAAAAGTGGCAAACCACACCGGGACCCGACCCGGCACTCGTCGAGGACTACCGGCGGCGCAGCAGCACCCTGGGCAGCCAGGTGCGGGCCATCATGCCCGGCGATCACGAAATCACCGGCACCGCAGTCGATGTCGACTTACTCGGCCGGCTTCGCATCGACACGGGCACCGAGGTCATCACGGTGTCGGCGGGCGATATCACCCACCTGAGACCGGCCGGCTAGATCAGCGCAGCAGCGCCCGGGACATCACAACCCGCTGAATCTGGTTGGTGCCCTCGTAGATCTGGGTGATCTTGGCGTCGCGCATCATCCGCTCCACCGGGAAGTCCACCGTGTAGCCGGCACCGCCGAACAGCTGCACGGCATCGGTGGTCACCTCCATGGCGACATCGGAGGCGAAGCACTTCGACGCCGCCGAGATGAACCCCAGGTTGGGCTCGCCGCGCTCGGCGCGGGCAGCGGCGGAGTACACCATCAGCCGAGCCGCTTCGACCTTCATCGCCATGTCGGCCAGCATGAACTGCACACCCTGGAAATCGGAGATCGAGGTGCCGAACTGCTTGCGGTCCTTGGTGTATGCGATCGCCGCGTCCAACGCGCCCTGCGCGATACCGACCGCCTGCGCACCGATCGTCGGGCGGGTGTGGTCGAGGGTGGCCAACGCGGTCTTGAAGCCGGTGCCGGGCTCCCCCACCATCCGGTCGCCCGGGATACGACAGTTCTCGAAGTACAGCTCGGTGGTCGGCGAGCCCTTGATGCCGAGCTTGCGCTCCTTGGGCCCGATCGTGAAGCCCTCGTCGTCGATGTGCACCATGAACGCCGAGATACCGTTGGCGCCCTTGTCGGGATCGGTCACCGCCATCACGGTGTACCAGGATGACTTGCCGCCGTTGGTGATCCACGCCTTGGCGCCGTTGAGGATCCAGTCGTCACCGTCAGCCTTGGCCCTGGTGCGCATCGACGCCGCGTCGCTGCCGGCCTCCCGCTCGGAGAGTGCGTACGACGCCATCGCCTCACCGGAGGCGATCGACGGCAACACCTTCTTCTTCAATTCTTCTGACCCACGCAGGATCAGCCCCATCGTGCCCAGCTTGTTGACGGCGGGAATCAGCGACGCCGACGCGTCGACCCGGGCGACCTCTTCGATGACGATGCACGCCGCCACCGAGTCCGCTCCCTGGCCGCCGTACTCCTCCGGCACGTGGACCGCGTTGAATCCCGAGGCGTTCAGGGCGTCCAGCGCCTCTTGCGGAAAGCGCGAGTTCTCATCGCAGTCGGCCGCGTACGGCGCGATCTCTTTCTCCGCCAGCGCGCGGATCGCGGTCCGCAGCTCGTCGTGCTCCTCGGGCAACTTGAATACGTCGAAATCGGGGTTCCCAGCCATCACAGCCTCCTTGCTACTCGCCGGTAACTTTACCTGGCTCCTCACTCACCGAGTAATCGCTCCCGGAGCGCACGGTCCTTCGCCAGCACTTGGGCTTCCAAGTCGTCCTGGAAGCTCTCCATCCGCTTGCGCAGCGCGACATCCGACGTGGCGAGGATGCGCACCGCCAGCAGCCCCGCATTGCGTGCGCCGCCGATCGACACGGTGGCCACCGGCACACCCGCGGGCATCTGCACGATCGACAACAGCGAATCCAGGCCGTCCAGCTTGGCCAGCGGCACCGGCACCCCGATCACCGGCAGCGCCGTGGCCGAGGCCACCATCCCGGGCAGGTGGGCCGCCCCACCGGCGCCGGCGATGATCACTTGGATGCCGCGGGCCGCCGCACCGCGCGCGTAGTCCAGCATCCGTCCCGGGGTTCGATGCGCCGAGACGACGCCGACCTCGAACGGCACCTCGAACTCAGCCAGCGCCTCGGCCGCCGCCTCCATGACGGGCCAGTCGCTGTCGGAACCCATGATCAGCCCGACCACCGGTTTATCAGTCATTGGCGGAATGCCCGTCCCATCCGTCGTTCCATTGCGCGTGCGACAACCAGTGTGCCGCCCGTTCCGCCCGTTCACGTACCCGGTTCACATCACCGTCCGCCGCACCGACGATGTTGACGTGACCCACCTTGCGACCAGGCCGTTCAGCCTTGCCGTACAGGTGAACCTTGGCCTCCGGGATCCGGCCGAACAGGTGATGCAGACGCTCGTCGACGCTCATCGCGGGAGCCTGCGGCGCGCCCAACACGTTGGCCATCACCGTCACCGGCGCGATCGGCCGGGTGTCGCCGAGCGGATAGTCCAGGACCGCCCGGACGTGCTGTTCGAACTGGCTGGTCACCGATCCGTCCATGGTCCAGTGTCCGGAGTTGTGCGGCCGCATCGCCAACTCGTTGACCAGCAGGGTGCCGTCAGTGGTCTCGAACAGTTCGACGGCCAGCACCCCGACCACGCCCAGCTCGCCGGCCAGCCGCAGCCCCAGCTGCTCGGCTTCGGCGGCCAGGTCTTCGGACAGGCCCGGTGCGGGCGCGAGGACGGTGACGCAGATGCCGTCGCGCTGCACGGTCTCCACGATCGGCCATGCCGCACCCTGGCCGAACGGGGAGCGCGCCACCAGAGCCGCGAGTTCGCGGCGCATCGACACCCGTTCCTCGAGCAGCACCGGCACGCCGTCGGCCAGGTATCCGGCGACGGCCTCCCGAGCGTGGGCAAGATCACGAGCCAGGACCACGCCGCGGCCGTCGTAACCCCCACGCACGGTCTTGATCACCACCGGCCCGCCGACAGCGGCGGCGAACGCGTCGACATCGTCGACCCCTGAGACGGCGGTGAACCGCGGGATCGGCGCGCCGAGATCCGCCAGCTTGCGACGCATCACCAGCTTGTCCTGGGCGTGCACCAGGGCTTCGGGGGGTGGCGCCACGGTGACACCCTCGGCGACCAGCGTGTCGAGCAGCTCGGTGGGAACGTGCTCGTGGTCGAAGGTCAGGGCCGACGCGCCCGCGGCCGCGCGACGCAGCGCATCGAGGTCGGTATGGGCGCCGATGACGACGTAGGGGGTCACCTGAGCGGCGGGGTCGTCGGGGCTCACAGCCAGGACCCGCAGGCTCTGTCCGAGGGCGATCGCCGCCTGGTGGGTCATCCTGGCCAGCTGTCCGCCGCCGACCATGGCGACGATAGGGGGTGTGGGGCGCTTCGACACGGCCATCATGGTGTCAGACCTGCGCGAGTACGCACACCTGCGGCGACTTCCGTAGACTTGCTCCTTGTGTCTTTTGCTGATGCCACCATCGCTCGGCTGCCCCGACCGATCCGGCCCTTCGCCGAGCGGCATCACGAGCTCATCAAGTTCGCGATCGTCGGCGCCACGACGTTCATCATCGACTCCGCGATCTTCTACACGCTGAAGCTGACGATCCTCGAGCCCAAGCCGGTCACCGCCAAGGTGATCGCGGGCATCGTCGCGGTGATCGCCTCCTACGTGCTGAACCGGGAGTGGAGCTTCCGGAACCGCGGCGGCCGCGAACGTCACCATGAGGCGTTGCTGTTCTTCGGGGTCAGCGGTGTCGGCGTGCTGCTGAGCATGGCCCCGTTGTGGTTCTCCAGCTACGTGCTGGAGCTGCGGGTGCCGCACGTCTCACTGACCAACGAGAACATCGCGGACTTCATCTCCGCCTACGTGCTGGGCAACCTGCTGCAGATGGCGTTCCGGTTCTGGGCGTTCCGGCGCTGGGTCTTCCCCGACGAGTTCGGCCCCAGCCACGACAAGGGGCTGGAATCCACCCTCACCGGCGGCGGCTTCGCCGAGGCGATGGAGGACGAGTACGAGGCGGGTGCCACCGTCACGCCGCTGCGACGCCGGCGCGCGTCGCGTCAGCTGGGCGACTCTTCCGAGCCCAGAGTGTCGAAAACTTCGTGATACAGCAGTGAATGCACCCGCTCCACGCGGGGAATGTCGTGGAACTCCAGGGGATCTTGGCTCGCCGACTCGATGATCAGGGTGCCGGTGCGCAACATGCGGTCGAGTAGGCCGTGACGGAACTCCACACTGTTGATCCGCGCCAGCGGGATGTCGATACCCGACCGGGTCAGCAGCCCGTGCCGGAACATCACCCGGCGGTCCGTGATCACGAAATGCGTTGTGAGCCAATTGAAGAACTTCCACAACGTCAGCCAGCCGACCAGGATCACCCAGATCGCGGCGATGACCCCGAACAGCACCTTCTTGGCGGTGGGGTCCCAGTTGGTGTTGTTGACCAGCGCGGACACGAAGGCCGCCAGGATCGTGGCGATCAGCAGCACCAGGATCGGACCGACCAGCCGCTTCCAGTGCGGGTGGCGATGCAGCACGACCTGTTCGTTCGCGGCCAGCACGTTCTCGGGATATCCCATGGTCATCTACCTACGGCACACGACACGCGAAGGCAAGAGACGTGGGCCCCTTAGCGCCTTCTTAAGGTGGCCGATACCATCGGCATCCATGACGAGCGTTACGGAACCGGCCTCGGGCCACACGATCGACATCCACACCACCGCTGGCAAGCTGGCCGATCTTCGTCAGCGCGCCGAGGAATCGCTGCACCCGGTCGGCGACACCGCTGTGGAGAAGGTCCACGCCAAGGGCAAGCTCACCGCTCGCGAACGCATCCTGGCCCTGCTCGACGAGGGGTCGTTCGTCGAGCTCGACGCGCTGGCCCGGCATCGCAGCACCAACTTCGGGTTGCAGGAGAATCGTCCGGTCGGCGACGGCGTGGTGACCGGGTACGGCACCATCGACGGCCGCGAGGTCTGCATCTTCAGCCAGGACGCCACGGTGTTCGGCGGCAGCCTCGGCGAGGTCTACGGCGAGAAGATCGTCAAGGTCCAGGAGCTCGCTCTCAAGACCGGTCGCCCCTTGATCGGCATCAACGACGGCGCGGGCGCCCGCATCCAGGAGGGTGTGGTCTCGCTCGGCCTCTACAGCCGGATCTTCCACAACAACATCAAGGCTTCCGGCGTGATCCCACAGATCTCGCTGATCATGGGTGCGGCAGCCGGCGGCCACGTCTACTCCCCCGCGCTCACCGACTTCGTGATCATGGTCGACCAAACCAGCCAGATGTTCATCACCGGACCCGACGTCATCAAGACCGTCACCGGCGAGGACGTCACCATGGAGGATCTGGGCGGCGCCCACACCCACATGGCCAAGTCCGGCACCGTGCACTACGTCGCCTCCGGCGAGCAGGACGCGCTGGATTACGTGCGCGATCTGCTGAGCTACCTGCCGCCCAACAACTACGCCGAGCCGCCGCGGTACCCGGCGCCCCCGCACCCGGGCGCGATCGAGGACAACCTCACCGACGAGGACCTCGAGCTCGACACGCTGATCCCGGACTCGCCCAACCAGCCGTACGACATGCACGAGGTGATCACCCGCATCCTCGACGACGACGAGTTCCTGGAGGTCCAGGCGGGCTACGCCCAGAACATCGTCGTCGGGTTCGGGCGGATCGACGGGCGCCCGGTCGGCATCGTCGCCAACCAGCCCACCCAGTTCGCCGGCTGCCTGGACATCAACGCCTCCGAGAAGGCTGCCCGGTTCGTGCGCACCTGCGACTGCTTCAACATTCCGATCGTGATGCTGGTCGATGTGCCGGGCTTCCTGCCGGGCACCGAGCAGGAGTACAACGGCATCATCCGCCGCGGCGCCAAGCTGCTCTACGCCTACGGCGAGGCCACCGTCGCCAAGATCACCGTCATCACCCGCAAGGCCTACGGCGGCGCGTACTGCGTCATGGGCTCCAAGGACATGGGCTGCGACGTCAACATCGCCTGGCCGACAGCCCAGATCGCGGTCATGGGTGCTTCGGGCGCGGTCGGCTTCGTCTACCGCAAGGACCTCAAGGAAGCAGCGAGCGAGGGCAAGGACGTGGACGCCCTGCGCCTGGAGCTGCAGCAGACCTACGAGGACACCCTGGTGAACCCGTACATCGCCGCCGAGCGCGGCTACGTCGACGCGGTGATCCCGCCGTCGCACACCCGCGGGTACATCTCGACCGCCCTGCGGCTGCTGGAGCGCAAGATCGCTCAGGTGCCGCCGAAGAAGCACGGAAACATTCCACTGTGACAAGGGGCTGCCGCCGATGACCAAGCACGAGGACATCACCGAACTCAGCGACCCGCGGGACATCACGCTCGACAACCCGGAGCCGCTGACTCCCGAGATCCGCATCGAGAGGGGCAACCCGAGCGACGAGGACATCGCCGCTCTGGTGACCGTGCTGGCCGCCGCCAGTGGCGGCAATGCCGGCCCGGGTCCGCAGGAGCTCAACCTGTGGGGTCATCCGGTCGACAAGCTGCGTTACTCGATCCACAGCTGGAATCAGGTGACCTTGTTGGAGCGGACCCACATGCGCCGATGAGCGCATCGTGACCCGCGTAGTTCTCGGCTCGGCCTCATCTGGTCGTCTGCGGGTGCTGCGTAACGCAGGGATCGACCCGCTGGTCGTCGTCTCCGGTGTCGACGAGGACGCGATCGTGGCGAACCTGGGCGCCGATGCCGAGCCCGGCGACGTCGTCACCGCCCTGGCTCAGGCGAAAGCCGCTGCCGTACACAAGGTGCTCGATCCCGATGTCGCTTCGGATTGCGTTGTCATCGGCTGTGATTCGATGCTCTACCTCGACGGCGAACTCCGAGGCAAGCCTGGAACGCCCGAACAGGCTGCGTTGCAATGGGATTCGATGGCCGGCCAGGTTGGCCTGCTCTATACCGGGCACTGCGTGATCCGGGTGCGCCACGGCGCGGCGGCCCACACCGCGACGCAGGCGGAGGTGACCCGGGTCCGGTTCGCCAGCCCCACGGCGGCCGACTTGGCGGCCTACATCGCCAGTGGTGAACCGCTACAGGTTGCTGGCGCGTTCACGCTCGACGGCCTCGGCGGCTGGTTCGTCGACGGGATCGACGGCGATCCGTCCAACGTGGTCGGCCTGGGCCTGTCGGTGACGCGTCGGCTGCTGAGCGACGTCGGGCTGCCGATCGGCGACCTGTGGGCGGCTAATCCGGTCCGCTGATCAGCGGTAGGCTCGTCGTCGTGCCGCTTCCCGCAGATCCCAGCCCCACCCTGAAGGACTACGCCCACCCGGAGCGCCTGGTCACCGCCGACTGGCTGTCGGCGCACCTCGGCACCCCCGGGCTGGCCATCGTGGAGTCCGACGAAGACGTGTTGCTCTATGACATCGGCCATATCCCGGGCGCGGTCAAGATCGACTGGCACACCGATCTCAACGATCCGCAGGTGCGCGACTACGTCACCGGCGCGCAATTCGCCGAGCTGATGAACCGCAAGGGCATCTCCCGCGACGACACCGTCGTCATCTACGGCGACAAGAGCAACTGGTGGGCCGCCTACGCACTGTGGGTCTTCACCCTCTTCGGCCACCAGGATGTCCGGCTGCTCAACGGCGGCCGGGACCTGTGGATCTCCGATGGCCGCGACACCACCCTCGACGTCCCCACCAAGGCCGGTTCCGGCTACCCGGTGGTCGAACGCAACGATGCCGCGATCCGCGCCTACAAGGACGATGTGCTTGCGTCCCTGGGCCATTCGACGCTGATCGACGTGCGCTCTCCTCAGGAGTACACCGGCGAACGCACCCACATGCCGGACTATCCCGAAGAGGGCGCATTGCGTGGCGGCCACATCCCGACCGCCGTGTCGGTGCCGTGGGCCAAGGCCGCCGAGGACAGCGGCCGCTTCCGCAAACGCGCCGAACTCGAGGATGTGTATTCGTTCGCCACCGCGGCTCCGAACATCCCGATCATCGCCTACTGCCGCATCGGCGAGCGGTCCAGCCACACCTGGTTCGTGCTCACATACCTGTTGGGCATCCCCGGCGTTCGCAATTACGACGGGTCGTGGACCGAGTGGGGCAACACCGTACGAGTGCCGATCGTGGCCGGTGCTGAACCAGGATCAGCGCCCGGGGCATCGTGAGCATGCCCGCTGCGCTCGCCGAGGTCGTGTCCGACTTCGCCGACGTGCAGGGCCAGGACAAGCTCAAGCTGCTGCTGGAGTTTGCCGACGACCTTCCTGATCTGCCCGCCGACCTCGAAGAGGCGGCCATGGAACCGGTGCCGGAGTGCCAGTCGCCGCTGTTCCTGCATGTCGACGCCTCCGACACCGAGCACGTCCGGCTGTTCTTCAGCGCCCCCGCCGAGGCGCCGACCACTCGAGGCTTCGCGTCGATCCTGGCGGCGGGCCTCGACGGCCAGCCGAAGGACGACATTCTGGCCGTGCCCGACGATTTCTACTCCGAGCTGGGTTTGGCCGCGTTGATCAGTCCACTTCGGCTGCGCGGAATGTCGGCGATGCTGGCCAGGATCAAACGCCGTCTGCGTGCGACGACGTAGAGCAGGGCGGGTCCAGCGCGGTGGTGGGCCACATCCCAGGCTCGCCGGGCCGCGCGGCCGGGTGGATTCGGCGACGCCCGTCTCTATGTCGATTGCGTCACAACGATTTTTCGGGCTGATCGACGGAGCCGGCTCGAGCTGGCCGCGCACTGTCGAGGTGATCCATGTCGACGCTGAGCTCCAAGGCGTAGTCGACAGCTGGCGAACCACCGTCGGCACGACGCCGCCCGTCAACGCCAACTTCATCTCCGGGCTCAGCATCACGGTCTGGTACCACGACAACGTGCGCGACCGTCGTTTACTGCGCAAAGCCGCCGAGGTGATCGGCACAGATCCGATCGGATTGCTCGCCGGATGCTGAACTTACTCATTGGTAGGGGTACCAGCTGGTTCGTGTCTAAGCAGCGACGCTTACACTGCCGTGCGAACCTATTTTTAAAGAACGTTCTTAGAGTCACGCAAAGCAGGAGGCGCGGTGCCCAGTCAGACCATCTCCAAAGTCCTCGTCGCCAACCGTGGTGAAATCGCGGTCCGGGTGATCCGGGCGGCCCGGGATGCAGGACTGGCCAGCGTGGCGGTCTACGCCGAGCCCGACGCCGACGCACCGCACGTGCGGCTCGCCGACGAGGCGTTCGCGCTGGGCGGCCAGACGTCCGCGGAGTCCTATCTGGACTTCGCCAAGATCCTCGACGCCGCGGCCAAGTCCGGCGCCAACGCCATCCACCCCGGGTACG
This is a stretch of genomic DNA from Mycobacterium sp. ELW1. It encodes these proteins:
- a CDS encoding acyl-CoA carboxylase subunit epsilon, producing the protein MTKHEDITELSDPRDITLDNPEPLTPEIRIERGNPSDEDIAALVTVLAAASGGNAGPGPQELNLWGHPVDKLRYSIHSWNQVTLLERTHMRR
- a CDS encoding GtrA family protein, with the protein product MSFADATIARLPRPIRPFAERHHELIKFAIVGATTFIIDSAIFYTLKLTILEPKPVTAKVIAGIVAVIASYVLNREWSFRNRGGRERHHEALLFFGVSGVGVLLSMAPLWFSSYVLELRVPHVSLTNENIADFISAYVLGNLLQMAFRFWAFRRWVFPDEFGPSHDKGLESTLTGGGFAEAMEDEYEAGATVTPLRRRRASRQLGDSSEPRVSKTS
- the purE gene encoding 5-(carboxyamino)imidazole ribonucleotide mutase, producing MTDKPVVGLIMGSDSDWPVMEAAAEALAEFEVPFEVGVVSAHRTPGRMLDYARGAAARGIQVIIAGAGGAAHLPGMVASATALPVIGVPVPLAKLDGLDSLLSIVQMPAGVPVATVSIGGARNAGLLAVRILATSDVALRKRMESFQDDLEAQVLAKDRALRERLLGE
- a CDS encoding SufE family protein, with the translated sequence MPAALAEVVSDFADVQGQDKLKLLLEFADDLPDLPADLEEAAMEPVPECQSPLFLHVDASDTEHVRLFFSAPAEAPTTRGFASILAAGLDGQPKDDILAVPDDFYSELGLAALISPLRLRGMSAMLARIKRRLRATT
- a CDS encoding nucleoside triphosphate pyrophosphatase, whose product is MVTRVVLGSASSGRLRVLRNAGIDPLVVVSGVDEDAIVANLGADAEPGDVVTALAQAKAAAVHKVLDPDVASDCVVIGCDSMLYLDGELRGKPGTPEQAALQWDSMAGQVGLLYTGHCVIRVRHGAAAHTATQAEVTRVRFASPTAADLAAYIASGEPLQVAGAFTLDGLGGWFVDGIDGDPSNVVGLGLSVTRRLLSDVGLPIGDLWAANPVR
- a CDS encoding 5-(carboxyamino)imidazole ribonucleotide synthase gives rise to the protein MMAVSKRPTPPIVAMVGGGQLARMTHQAAIALGQSLRVLAVSPDDPAAQVTPYVVIGAHTDLDALRRAAAGASALTFDHEHVPTELLDTLVAEGVTVAPPPEALVHAQDKLVMRRKLADLGAPIPRFTAVSGVDDVDAFAAAVGGPVVIKTVRGGYDGRGVVLARDLAHAREAVAGYLADGVPVLLEERVSMRRELAALVARSPFGQGAAWPIVETVQRDGICVTVLAPAPGLSEDLAAEAEQLGLRLAGELGVVGVLAVELFETTDGTLLVNELAMRPHNSGHWTMDGSVTSQFEQHVRAVLDYPLGDTRPIAPVTVMANVLGAPQAPAMSVDERLHHLFGRIPEAKVHLYGKAERPGRKVGHVNIVGAADGDVNRVRERAERAAHWLSHAQWNDGWDGHSAND
- a CDS encoding biotin--[acetyl-CoA-carboxylase] ligase, coding for MSRAPLNLAALSALPVRRIDVVETTGSTNADLLARHASGEDIRGAVLLAEHQSAGRGRNGRSWSAPPRSQIALSIGVGADGVPPESWGWLPLLTGIALVDAITATTGIEAAVKWPNDVLVGSGKLAGILAEVAAPDPVIVVGLGLNVTLTPDEAPDPRATSLQMLGATELDRDALTAAILRELTARIEKWQTTPGPDPALVEDYRRRSSTLGSQVRAIMPGDHEITGTAVDVDLLGRLRIDTGTEVITVSAGDITHLRPAG
- a CDS encoding acyl-CoA carboxylase subunit beta, with the protein product MTSVTEPASGHTIDIHTTAGKLADLRQRAEESLHPVGDTAVEKVHAKGKLTARERILALLDEGSFVELDALARHRSTNFGLQENRPVGDGVVTGYGTIDGREVCIFSQDATVFGGSLGEVYGEKIVKVQELALKTGRPLIGINDGAGARIQEGVVSLGLYSRIFHNNIKASGVIPQISLIMGAAAGGHVYSPALTDFVIMVDQTSQMFITGPDVIKTVTGEDVTMEDLGGAHTHMAKSGTVHYVASGEQDALDYVRDLLSYLPPNNYAEPPRYPAPPHPGAIEDNLTDEDLELDTLIPDSPNQPYDMHEVITRILDDDEFLEVQAGYAQNIVVGFGRIDGRPVGIVANQPTQFAGCLDINASEKAARFVRTCDCFNIPIVMLVDVPGFLPGTEQEYNGIIRRGAKLLYAYGEATVAKITVITRKAYGGAYCVMGSKDMGCDVNIAWPTAQIAVMGASGAVGFVYRKDLKEAASEGKDVDALRLELQQTYEDTLVNPYIAAERGYVDAVIPPSHTRGYISTALRLLERKIAQVPPKKHGNIPL
- a CDS encoding PH domain-containing protein; the protein is MGYPENVLAANEQVVLHRHPHWKRLVGPILVLLIATILAAFVSALVNNTNWDPTAKKVLFGVIAAIWVILVGWLTLWKFFNWLTTHFVITDRRVMFRHGLLTRSGIDIPLARINSVEFRHGLLDRMLRTGTLIIESASQDPLEFHDIPRVERVHSLLYHEVFDTLGSEESPS
- a CDS encoding acyl-CoA dehydrogenase, with the translated sequence MAGNPDFDVFKLPEEHDELRTAIRALAEKEIAPYAADCDENSRFPQEALDALNASGFNAVHVPEEYGGQGADSVAACIVIEEVARVDASASLIPAVNKLGTMGLILRGSEELKKKVLPSIASGEAMASYALSEREAGSDAASMRTRAKADGDDWILNGAKAWITNGGKSSWYTVMAVTDPDKGANGISAFMVHIDDEGFTIGPKERKLGIKGSPTTELYFENCRIPGDRMVGEPGTGFKTALATLDHTRPTIGAQAVGIAQGALDAAIAYTKDRKQFGTSISDFQGVQFMLADMAMKVEAARLMVYSAAARAERGEPNLGFISAASKCFASDVAMEVTTDAVQLFGGAGYTVDFPVERMMRDAKITQIYEGTNQIQRVVMSRALLR
- a CDS encoding sulfurtransferase, which codes for MPLPADPSPTLKDYAHPERLVTADWLSAHLGTPGLAIVESDEDVLLYDIGHIPGAVKIDWHTDLNDPQVRDYVTGAQFAELMNRKGISRDDTVVIYGDKSNWWAAYALWVFTLFGHQDVRLLNGGRDLWISDGRDTTLDVPTKAGSGYPVVERNDAAIRAYKDDVLASLGHSTLIDVRSPQEYTGERTHMPDYPEEGALRGGHIPTAVSVPWAKAAEDSGRFRKRAELEDVYSFATAAPNIPIIAYCRIGERSSHTWFVLTYLLGIPGVRNYDGSWTEWGNTVRVPIVAGAEPGSAPGAS